Proteins from one Streptomyces sp. NBC_00390 genomic window:
- a CDS encoding bi-domain-containing oxidoreductase, with translation MKAVLLSARDGSISVAQIPPPVLQPGAVLIRNRYSLISAGTERATLQTGASGIVGKARQRPDQVKQVLDTARKLGVAETYRMVQDRLDRPMTLGYSCAGEVIAVGEGADDIAPGMRVAAGGAGYASHAEIVAVPRNLVVPVPDGVEDRWAAFATVGAIALQGIHQAEAVPGSRIVVIGLGLVGQLTVRLLRAYGYDTVGVDRDQAAVEATRSIGIVAYPRDTEDLAGTVARHWGGVKADAVLVTAATTSTDPVELAGSLARDRATVVVVGDVKVAPPRSTYYHKELTVRYSRSYGPGRYDPRFEEAGQPYPEGYVPWTERRNLAEVLRLAPSLDLESLQPHVFAVDDAAEAYRALHTERPERRVALLLRYPGTAEVTGPPPAPREPAQWSRPSGTARIAAIGAGNFATKMLFPHLHRQPGVAFSWLASARGLTAVQQGRRWGFHTVAESAEHGLGSHDADCVMVLSRHDSHGRYAAEVLRRGIALYCEKPLGLTEDELDSVADAWSRSGAPALAGFNRRFAPAVQELRAALPQGAPLQIVYRVFAGRLPDDHWYFDPRQGGRLLGEVCHFIDTASFLVPGLPVSVSAVGADTRDPARAQNITLHLVYSDSSTASIVYGGSTPPGAPKELIEVACDGLAARIDDFASLTLWKRGKESKSVFRGAPKGHAAEMGALARLLRGENVPDADFRLALWSSLAACRAAEAMARDGRAEIAPATGALAAALGCALPAGRQPEPGESNADGEAATRQEPVGTAGPHHA, from the coding sequence GTGAAGGCAGTACTGCTATCGGCCCGGGACGGTTCGATCAGCGTGGCGCAGATTCCGCCTCCCGTGCTGCAGCCGGGGGCGGTACTCATCCGTAACAGGTACTCGCTGATCAGTGCAGGCACTGAACGGGCGACACTCCAGACGGGCGCCAGCGGCATCGTGGGAAAGGCACGCCAGCGGCCCGACCAGGTGAAACAGGTGCTCGACACGGCGCGGAAGCTGGGTGTCGCCGAGACCTACCGGATGGTCCAGGACCGGCTCGACCGGCCGATGACACTGGGCTATTCCTGTGCGGGCGAGGTCATCGCTGTCGGGGAAGGGGCGGACGACATCGCCCCTGGAATGCGCGTCGCCGCAGGCGGTGCCGGTTACGCCTCCCACGCGGAGATCGTCGCCGTGCCGCGGAACCTCGTCGTCCCCGTACCGGACGGCGTGGAGGACCGCTGGGCGGCGTTCGCGACCGTGGGGGCGATCGCGCTCCAGGGCATCCACCAGGCAGAAGCGGTTCCGGGCTCCCGGATCGTGGTGATCGGCCTGGGACTTGTGGGCCAGCTCACCGTCCGGCTCCTGCGTGCCTACGGTTACGACACGGTCGGTGTCGACCGGGATCAAGCAGCAGTCGAAGCCACCCGCAGCATCGGGATCGTCGCCTACCCGCGGGACACGGAAGATCTTGCCGGTACCGTCGCGCGTCACTGGGGCGGTGTCAAGGCGGACGCGGTTCTCGTGACCGCGGCGACGACCAGCACCGATCCGGTGGAACTGGCCGGGAGCCTGGCGCGTGACAGGGCCACCGTCGTCGTCGTCGGGGACGTCAAGGTCGCCCCACCGCGATCGACTTACTACCACAAGGAACTGACGGTCCGTTACTCCCGCTCGTACGGCCCGGGGCGGTACGACCCTCGCTTCGAGGAGGCCGGCCAGCCGTACCCGGAGGGCTATGTACCGTGGACGGAACGTCGCAATCTCGCAGAGGTGCTGAGGCTCGCGCCCTCGCTGGACCTGGAGAGTCTTCAGCCGCACGTCTTCGCCGTCGACGACGCCGCCGAAGCGTACCGCGCACTTCACACCGAGCGGCCGGAGCGCCGCGTCGCCCTGCTGCTGCGCTATCCGGGGACCGCGGAGGTGACCGGCCCGCCACCGGCGCCACGTGAGCCCGCACAGTGGTCGCGCCCTTCCGGAACGGCGAGGATCGCCGCGATCGGCGCGGGCAACTTCGCCACCAAGATGCTCTTTCCCCACCTGCACCGGCAGCCCGGCGTCGCCTTCTCATGGTTGGCGAGCGCCCGCGGACTGACCGCCGTCCAGCAGGGCCGGCGGTGGGGCTTCCACACTGTCGCGGAGAGTGCCGAGCACGGACTCGGGTCGCATGACGCCGATTGCGTCATGGTGCTGTCCCGCCACGACAGCCATGGCCGCTACGCGGCGGAGGTGCTGCGCCGCGGGATCGCGCTGTACTGCGAGAAGCCCTTGGGCCTGACGGAGGACGAGCTGGACAGCGTGGCGGATGCCTGGTCACGGTCCGGTGCGCCCGCACTCGCCGGTTTCAACCGCCGGTTCGCCCCGGCCGTGCAGGAACTGCGCGCCGCGCTTCCGCAAGGGGCGCCACTGCAGATCGTGTACCGCGTATTCGCCGGCCGGCTGCCCGACGACCACTGGTACTTCGACCCCCGGCAGGGCGGTCGGCTGCTCGGCGAGGTCTGCCACTTCATCGACACAGCGAGCTTCCTCGTCCCCGGCCTGCCGGTGAGCGTGTCGGCGGTCGGAGCCGACACCCGTGACCCGGCGCGCGCCCAGAACATCACCCTGCATCTCGTCTACTCGGACTCGTCGACCGCGTCGATCGTGTACGGGGGCTCCACACCGCCCGGCGCTCCCAAGGAGCTGATCGAAGTGGCCTGCGACGGTCTGGCCGCGAGGATCGACGACTTCGCCTCCCTGACGCTGTGGAAGCGCGGAAAGGAGTCCAAGTCCGTGTTCCGCGGCGCCCCCAAGGGGCACGCCGCCGAAATGGGGGCTCTGGCCCGGCTGCTCCGCGGCGAGAACGTACCCGATGCCGACTTCCGGCTCGCCCTGTGGAGCTCCCTCGCCGCCTGCCGGGCCGCGGAGGCCATGGCCCGGGACGGGCGGGCCGAAATCGCTCCCGCGACCGGCGCGCTTGCCGCGGCCCTCGGGTGTGCGCTGCCGGCCGGCAGACAACCCGAGCCGGGGGAGTCGAACGCGGACGGAGAAGCCGCCACGCGTCAGGAGCCCGTCGGTACTGCCGGGCCGCACCACGCATGA
- a CDS encoding lipopolysaccharide biosynthesis protein: MRSKVRSACSSSTVRQAASFALSSMVIGGLGMATSAVLARALTVDDYASYSFSKQLLLFTAMFFEFGLFLPAARRAAAAGADVAERRRVTGAAAVLFVPVSIAFALTVHVLSWGVDAFFGVQAGPSLRLVALASMGYPLDFVCLQLAQGLGRLHSYSVAAVSSKVCCLVVLATMVASGVHLTSSGVLLAEALFLLAGWVTLLAYLRPLFRGLREALTCLVRDAREYAFSVYVGRVLSMGTYHMDTLMLGALSDPRSFACYMIALSLAYTVGLPGSGLATALFARLACQPRLEARWIVAVLAVSAVPALVLSVAAEPLVRLVFSSEFLPAARLMPVVAAAQLINAVTRLFNTFLAAHALGKDLRAAAIALTVSNLVLNVILIPWFGAAGAAWASVVALAVNLFVHVVRYRRAVAGSAGTVLVGEAAAVAGTTGRRQDEPTGR; the protein is encoded by the coding sequence TTGAGGTCGAAGGTTCGGTCGGCCTGCTCGTCGTCGACGGTCCGGCAGGCCGCGAGCTTCGCCCTGTCGAGCATGGTTATCGGCGGTCTGGGCATGGCCACATCCGCTGTGCTGGCCAGAGCGCTCACCGTCGACGACTACGCGAGCTACTCGTTCAGCAAGCAATTGCTGCTGTTCACGGCGATGTTCTTCGAGTTCGGGCTCTTCCTGCCCGCGGCACGCCGAGCCGCGGCGGCAGGTGCGGATGTGGCGGAACGCCGCAGAGTCACCGGCGCGGCTGCCGTGCTGTTCGTACCGGTGTCGATCGCCTTCGCGCTCACCGTCCATGTGCTGTCCTGGGGAGTCGACGCGTTCTTCGGCGTTCAGGCGGGGCCGAGCCTGAGGCTGGTGGCGCTCGCTTCCATGGGTTACCCGTTGGACTTCGTCTGTCTGCAACTGGCCCAGGGGCTCGGACGGCTGCACAGCTACTCGGTGGCCGCGGTGTCCTCGAAGGTGTGCTGTCTCGTTGTGCTGGCGACCATGGTGGCGTCGGGGGTACATCTCACCTCGTCAGGTGTCCTTCTGGCGGAGGCTCTTTTCCTGCTGGCCGGATGGGTGACGCTGCTGGCGTACCTGAGGCCGCTGTTCCGCGGACTCCGCGAGGCCCTGACGTGCTTGGTCCGCGACGCTCGCGAGTACGCGTTCTCCGTGTACGTGGGCCGGGTACTGAGCATGGGTACGTACCACATGGACACGCTCATGCTCGGCGCGCTCAGCGATCCTCGCTCCTTCGCCTGCTACATGATCGCGCTGTCGCTCGCGTACACCGTCGGGCTCCCCGGCTCGGGCCTGGCCACCGCGCTGTTCGCGCGGCTGGCCTGTCAGCCGCGCCTGGAGGCACGCTGGATCGTTGCGGTCCTGGCGGTGAGTGCCGTACCGGCATTGGTCTTGAGCGTGGCGGCCGAGCCGCTGGTGCGGCTGGTCTTCTCGAGCGAGTTCCTGCCGGCGGCGCGCCTCATGCCCGTTGTCGCCGCCGCACAGCTGATCAACGCCGTCACCCGCCTGTTCAACACGTTCCTCGCGGCGCACGCTCTCGGGAAGGACCTGCGCGCCGCAGCGATCGCGCTCACGGTGTCGAACCTCGTCCTCAACGTGATCCTCATCCCGTGGTTCGGAGCCGCAGGCGCGGCATGGGCGAGCGTCGTCGCACTGGCCGTCAACCTCTTCGTCCACGTCGTGCGGTATCGGCGCGCTGTTGCGGGGAGTGCGGGTACGGTCCTGGTCGGCGAGGCCGCCGCTGTCGCGGGCACCACCGGCCGGCGTCAGGACGAGCCCACCGGCCGGTAG
- the asnB gene encoding asparagine synthase (glutamine-hydrolyzing) has product MCGFVVVLNRGAAGCDPCEAIEHRGPDSCGHLDLSGADWHASLHFRRLAIVDVGPRSDQPFGTADRGVLVYNGELYNAPELREILRSRGVRFTTDGDTEILHELLLQPDAFELLDHVDGMFAFTQILPDGHVRYGRDRLGIKPLYIASDTSSRIVALSSEIAPLRSIGLLDEVDPVAVAQGAMFLWTPPPRTGWRGVRAAPAGTVHSLRAPTYGQPRPLWIAGPPKPAADIASAVRESVERQVRADVPVGLLLSGGLDSTWLGVELSRIGFSGPVLTARDCAPHRGSAEPFEHDAPYAERVARHLGMTLHWVDLDVDVLQQIPELVQAMELPFGDPAAIALMRLARAAGREATVLLSGLGVEELFLGYERYQAVRLLQRIPESGRRRLGRASLRPVSPRFRERADKFRRMCALSPRDWTWAGQAYFTAAEWRDLAPKVELDEVTAAHHAVGDPLLAAGASPLRAVAECDRKLFLPGLNLLYGDRASMRASVELRVPFLGEPVVATALATRPEDQLRLGNGKARFRSAARAAGVPDFVARRSKTGFGAPVRSLLREHGARLWPHVRRSGLFDELFDRSVADRFVSEHLQGERERGLAVFGLFCAAVWWEQNAGGDGQVGAALRDYRPVGSS; this is encoded by the coding sequence ATGTGCGGGTTCGTGGTCGTTCTGAACCGTGGCGCCGCGGGCTGCGACCCGTGCGAGGCGATCGAGCACCGAGGCCCGGACTCGTGCGGACACCTGGATCTCTCCGGCGCGGACTGGCACGCGTCGCTGCACTTTCGCCGACTGGCGATCGTCGATGTCGGCCCGCGCAGCGACCAGCCGTTCGGCACCGCCGATCGAGGCGTCCTCGTGTACAACGGGGAGCTCTACAACGCTCCTGAACTGCGTGAGATCCTCCGCTCCCGCGGCGTCCGGTTCACGACCGATGGAGACACCGAGATCCTCCACGAGCTGCTGCTCCAGCCGGACGCCTTCGAACTGCTCGACCACGTCGACGGGATGTTCGCATTCACCCAGATCCTGCCCGACGGACACGTGCGGTACGGACGCGACCGGCTGGGCATCAAGCCCTTGTACATCGCGTCGGACACCTCGTCCCGCATCGTCGCCCTGTCCAGCGAGATCGCGCCGCTCCGCAGCATCGGTCTGCTGGACGAGGTCGATCCGGTGGCGGTCGCCCAAGGCGCGATGTTCTTGTGGACTCCTCCACCGAGGACGGGCTGGCGGGGCGTGCGGGCGGCACCGGCAGGCACCGTTCACAGCCTCCGGGCACCCACGTACGGGCAGCCCCGTCCGCTGTGGATCGCTGGACCGCCCAAGCCCGCTGCCGACATCGCCTCGGCTGTGCGCGAGTCGGTGGAACGGCAGGTCAGGGCGGATGTTCCCGTCGGGTTGCTCCTCAGCGGGGGACTTGACAGCACCTGGCTGGGCGTTGAGCTGTCCCGGATCGGTTTCAGCGGTCCCGTCCTCACCGCGCGCGATTGCGCACCGCACCGCGGCTCGGCGGAGCCGTTCGAGCACGATGCCCCGTACGCCGAGCGGGTTGCCCGGCACCTCGGTATGACGCTGCACTGGGTCGATCTCGACGTCGACGTGCTGCAGCAGATTCCGGAGCTGGTGCAGGCCATGGAGCTGCCGTTCGGGGATCCGGCCGCCATCGCGCTCATGCGCCTCGCTCGAGCCGCCGGACGCGAAGCGACGGTGCTGCTCTCCGGGCTCGGCGTGGAGGAGTTGTTCCTCGGATACGAGCGGTACCAGGCGGTGCGACTGCTGCAGCGGATTCCGGAGTCCGGCCGGCGTCGTCTCGGACGGGCCTCACTCCGCCCGGTTTCCCCCAGGTTCCGCGAACGGGCGGACAAGTTCCGCCGGATGTGCGCCTTGAGCCCCCGGGACTGGACGTGGGCCGGCCAGGCCTACTTCACCGCTGCCGAATGGAGGGATCTGGCACCCAAGGTGGAGCTCGACGAGGTCACGGCCGCTCATCACGCCGTCGGGGACCCCTTGCTCGCGGCGGGAGCCAGTCCTCTCAGAGCCGTCGCGGAATGCGATCGAAAGCTCTTCCTGCCCGGGCTGAACCTGCTGTACGGCGACCGCGCGTCCATGCGGGCCAGTGTGGAACTGCGTGTGCCCTTCCTCGGTGAACCGGTCGTCGCCACGGCGCTCGCCACGAGACCGGAGGATCAACTGCGGCTCGGAAACGGCAAGGCCCGATTCAGATCAGCGGCGCGGGCGGCCGGAGTTCCCGACTTCGTGGCACGACGCTCGAAGACCGGATTCGGTGCGCCGGTGCGTTCCCTCCTCCGGGAGCACGGAGCACGGCTGTGGCCGCACGTCCGGCGTTCCGGACTGTTCGACGAGCTCTTCGACCGGTCGGTGGCCGACCGATTCGTGTCGGAACATCTTCAGGGCGAACGCGAGCGCGGCCTGGCGGTCTTCGGGCTGTTCTGCGCGGCCGTGTGGTGGGAGCAGAATGCCGGCGGTGACGGACAGGTCGGTGCGGCACTGCGTGACTACCGGCCGGTGGGCTCGTCCTGA
- a CDS encoding class I SAM-dependent methyltransferase, with translation MRETDIAAFWSSHPCGEQLAGGRAREEQGDYASFFTRYDAFKYELESHIPRCLDGLDVAGRRVLEIGLGQGTESEQLIRRGARWTGVDLTEASLERVRTRLAQRNLPFDGLHRASVLDLPFEAESFDMVFSHGVLHHVPDIIAAQREIHRVLVPGGELVAMLYARWSLNYLIAIGLVRRMALAVAVPLARTGLLQPTGIVGAHVRNARTTGLFEYLRMREFIHHNTDGPDNPYARVYDSRTVRQSFPDFSLTRAYKRFMHAPPLPVHKLPGAALAGWHLWVHLRPRVRTTSPAGPRSIGAQ, from the coding sequence ATGCGCGAGACGGATATCGCTGCGTTCTGGTCCTCACATCCCTGCGGAGAGCAGTTGGCAGGCGGCCGGGCCAGAGAGGAACAGGGTGACTACGCGTCATTTTTCACCCGCTACGACGCGTTCAAGTACGAGTTGGAGTCGCACATCCCTCGATGCCTTGACGGCCTCGATGTAGCGGGCCGACGCGTACTCGAAATCGGGCTCGGGCAAGGAACCGAGTCCGAACAACTCATCAGACGCGGTGCGAGATGGACGGGTGTCGATCTGACCGAGGCATCCCTGGAGCGTGTGAGAACCCGCCTGGCGCAGCGCAATCTGCCCTTCGACGGTCTGCACCGTGCCAGCGTGCTCGACCTGCCGTTCGAGGCGGAATCCTTTGACATGGTGTTCAGCCACGGCGTATTGCATCACGTGCCGGACATCATTGCCGCGCAGCGGGAAATCCACCGTGTTCTGGTGCCGGGAGGTGAGTTGGTGGCGATGCTTTATGCTCGCTGGTCGCTGAACTACCTCATTGCCATCGGCCTCGTCCGGCGGATGGCCCTGGCAGTCGCCGTTCCGCTGGCCCGGACCGGTCTGCTGCAGCCCACCGGGATCGTCGGCGCTCATGTGAGAAATGCTCGCACAACCGGGCTGTTCGAGTATCTGCGCATGCGGGAGTTCATTCACCACAACACCGACGGCCCCGACAACCCCTACGCCCGCGTGTATGACTCACGCACGGTACGTCAGAGCTTTCCCGACTTCTCCCTCACTCGTGCGTACAAGCGCTTCATGCATGCGCCGCCCCTGCCGGTGCACAAGCTCCCGGGTGCGGCACTGGCCGGTTGGCATCTGTGGGTTCACCTGCGTCCGCGAGTACGCACGACAAGCCCCGCTGGCCCACGGTCCATCGGCGCTCAGTAG
- a CDS encoding O-antigen ligase family protein, translated as MTTTLIFAAALLTAIGLLAAPNLHFAGMAWLVLSPLLYPFARYPQSGALLTFDRVCVGALALALLMSKVRRPPRAPSVRAFAIAGVVFAGLFLARCLTTSPGALSALQTFIDAVLLPCVVFAVCRSTAGTHRRLRAWAAGLMVCGTIVALLGITERLFAYELASRSGGSARVDHEIGGIVRVSGPYSVPEVYALVLALTLAATLFWWMSGRVRGNQRRGLVDLVGPVLAAVQITGMAISLFRVAWACALLILVVGLGLRSRRRIRLAVAGVVVAFGAVILLMPLQSSDVFRERVGNTDNVAGRLATHKVGIEIWRSAPVTGVGIHQFIVAQRQSGQQQVWGVRSVESPHSSFLGTLAEQGIVGFTALIAMCACAVRMLRRLGEMSRGDPVLEALRAAVLAGASAYLLFSVELTMLPLGPSNAVLAVLLGLAAAAIENGRARTGPEKRTVAAEHGAVGGMPAEAVH; from the coding sequence ATGACGACAACCCTGATCTTCGCGGCGGCGCTGCTGACGGCGATCGGCCTCCTGGCCGCACCCAACCTGCACTTCGCCGGCATGGCGTGGCTGGTGCTGTCGCCCCTCCTGTATCCGTTCGCCCGGTACCCGCAGTCGGGCGCGCTGCTCACCTTCGACCGGGTGTGTGTGGGAGCCCTCGCGCTGGCGCTCCTGATGAGCAAGGTCCGCCGGCCGCCCCGCGCGCCGAGTGTGCGCGCCTTCGCCATCGCAGGCGTGGTCTTCGCGGGGCTCTTCCTGGCCCGCTGCCTGACGACCAGCCCAGGTGCGCTGAGCGCGCTTCAGACTTTCATCGACGCGGTGCTGCTGCCGTGCGTCGTCTTCGCCGTCTGCCGCAGTACGGCGGGCACCCACAGAAGGCTGCGCGCATGGGCAGCAGGGCTGATGGTGTGCGGAACGATCGTCGCCCTGCTGGGCATCACCGAGCGGCTCTTCGCGTACGAGCTCGCGTCGCGCAGCGGAGGCTCCGCGCGGGTGGACCACGAGATCGGTGGAATCGTCAGGGTCTCCGGCCCCTACTCGGTCCCGGAGGTCTACGCTCTCGTCCTGGCGCTGACACTCGCCGCGACTCTGTTCTGGTGGATGAGCGGACGGGTTCGCGGCAACCAGCGAAGGGGCCTTGTCGATCTCGTGGGTCCCGTGCTCGCCGCCGTACAGATCACGGGCATGGCCATCTCGCTCTTCCGCGTGGCCTGGGCCTGTGCCCTGCTGATCCTGGTGGTCGGACTCGGCCTGCGGAGCAGACGCCGGATCAGGCTTGCGGTCGCCGGTGTCGTCGTCGCCTTCGGGGCGGTGATCCTGCTGATGCCTCTGCAGAGCAGTGACGTGTTCCGTGAACGGGTGGGCAACACGGACAACGTCGCCGGACGGTTGGCCACCCACAAGGTGGGCATCGAGATCTGGCGATCCGCCCCGGTCACGGGCGTGGGAATCCACCAGTTCATCGTTGCCCAGCGTCAGTCGGGCCAGCAGCAGGTGTGGGGTGTCAGGTCGGTGGAGTCGCCGCACAGCTCGTTCCTCGGGACCCTGGCGGAACAGGGAATCGTCGGTTTCACGGCTCTGATCGCCATGTGTGCGTGCGCTGTCCGGATGCTGCGGCGACTCGGCGAGATGTCTCGCGGTGATCCGGTGCTCGAGGCGCTGCGCGCCGCTGTCCTCGCCGGTGCATCCGCGTACCTGCTCTTCTCCGTCGAGCTGACCATGCTGCCGCTGGGGCCGAGCAATGCTGTTCTCGCGGTGCTGCTCGGGCTGGCAGCCGCAGCGATCGAGAACGGCCGGGCACGCACCGGCCCGGAAAAGCGCACGGTGGCCGCTGAGCACGGAGCAGTCGGAGGCATGCCCGCCGAGGCCGTGCATTGA
- a CDS encoding glycosyltransferase family 4 protein yields the protein MAVVSDIRSDARVQREAAALAADGHRVLVVGFDSGIRRRDRRVEEGVHYDVLPFPARNLPRLLRLAHAVLGLVRASLLMAQERPDVVHCHNLHLSLPALLVAARHRAALVYDAHELEACMHRGAVRRLVETWERLVWRRAQARITTNPSRAEYLDELHGGRPVVIGNYPRTPDSSTERKDLRARLDIPRDRLVLIFQGGFYLDSRCFDTVAAALRGLPDWHWVIIGFGSETTVRKLRDLVHACGIGNRTHILPPVPVDDLLSYTAGADVGVVALTNAHLNCYLGDTNKLFEYLMAGLAVVGSDFPEVRRVVLDNAVGPVGALFDPASPASVAIALRGVADDLATFRRNAEKVRGEYSWEAESRTLTDLYQALAAAGAAPDDTEDGRAGTPSPPPKGA from the coding sequence ATGGCCGTGGTGTCGGACATCCGCAGCGATGCGCGCGTGCAACGGGAGGCCGCCGCGCTTGCGGCGGACGGGCACAGGGTGCTCGTTGTCGGCTTCGACTCCGGGATCCGCCGCCGGGACAGAAGGGTGGAGGAAGGCGTCCACTACGACGTACTGCCGTTCCCCGCCCGGAATCTTCCCAGGCTGCTGCGGTTGGCTCACGCCGTTCTCGGCCTTGTTCGCGCCTCGCTGCTCATGGCCCAGGAGCGGCCGGACGTCGTGCACTGCCACAACCTCCATCTCAGTCTGCCCGCACTGCTCGTCGCCGCCCGCCACCGTGCCGCGCTGGTGTATGACGCGCACGAACTGGAGGCGTGCATGCACCGGGGTGCGGTGCGGCGGTTGGTGGAAACGTGGGAGCGGTTGGTCTGGCGACGCGCGCAGGCCAGGATCACCACCAACCCCTCGCGTGCGGAGTACCTCGACGAACTGCACGGCGGCCGCCCCGTCGTCATCGGGAACTACCCCCGGACACCGGACTCGAGCACTGAACGGAAGGATCTGCGAGCACGCCTGGACATTCCACGGGACCGGCTTGTCCTGATCTTCCAGGGGGGTTTCTACCTGGATTCCCGCTGCTTCGACACGGTCGCGGCCGCATTGCGCGGTCTGCCGGACTGGCACTGGGTGATCATCGGTTTCGGCAGCGAGACGACGGTCAGGAAACTCCGGGACCTGGTTCACGCCTGCGGGATCGGGAATCGGACCCACATTCTTCCCCCGGTTCCGGTCGACGACCTCCTCTCCTACACCGCAGGCGCCGATGTGGGCGTCGTGGCCCTCACCAACGCTCATCTGAACTGCTATCTCGGGGACACCAACAAACTCTTCGAGTACCTGATGGCGGGCCTCGCCGTGGTGGGAAGCGACTTTCCCGAGGTCCGACGGGTCGTCCTCGACAACGCCGTCGGTCCGGTCGGGGCGTTGTTCGACCCGGCGAGTCCTGCGTCGGTCGCCATCGCCCTGCGAGGAGTCGCCGATGACCTGGCGACGTTCCGACGGAACGCAGAGAAGGTACGCGGCGAGTACTCCTGGGAGGCCGAGAGCCGGACGCTGACGGACCTGTACCAGGCACTTGCCGCGGCGGGAGCCGCACCGGACGACACCGAAGACGGGCGGGCTGGTACGCCGTCCCCTCCACCGAAAGGCGCTTGA